A window of Pomacea canaliculata isolate SZHN2017 linkage group LG3, ASM307304v1, whole genome shotgun sequence contains these coding sequences:
- the LOC112559344 gene encoding RWD domain-containing protein 2B-like translates to MDTKMSTTDFAEMLNLQLTEVQMLESMFSNPGEFIIDSHDALAELQAFVDGEKAYESLDSRVGFTIRIKVSSAPVNEVELVCHLPHEYPNILPEVFLRTPSMDRESSRKLSEDFHDFLAAQETGQILIGMLIEWLQQNAHIYVKKQLLVTNSSKQGTDKEEKTFTRLWIYSHHIYSKFKRRDIIEWAGELGLHGFSMPGKPGIICVEGGTRQIDEFWFRIRRLNWKRLVIKEQEVVELDGKKISSLCKFENFEELNFEVQGGKGKRQHMDLGKFYEFLQERDCAYIFPLFFGVEGKGVGNTV, encoded by the exons ATGGATACAAAGATGTCAACTACAGATTTTGCTGAGATGCTGAACCTTCAGCTAACTGAGGTACAAATGTTGGAGAGCATGTTCTCCAATCCAGGGGAATTCATCATTGACAGTCATGATGCGCTTGCAGAGTTACAGGCCTTTGTGGATGGAGAAAAAGCATATGAGTCTTTGGACAGTCGGGTGGGGTTTACCATCCGCATAAAGGTCTCATCAGCCCCA GTAAATGAGGTAGAGCTTGTTTGTCATCTGCCACATGAATATCCAAACATCTTGCCTGAAGTATTTCTGAGAACTCCTTCCATGGACCGTGAAAGCTCAAGGAAGTTAAGTGAAGACTTTCACGACTTTCTGGCTGCACAGGAAACTGGACAGATCCTCATTGGCATGCTAATAGAATGGCTTCAACAGAATGCCCACATTTATGTTAAGAAACAATTACTGGTTACAAACTCCTCAAAACAAGGCACtgacaaagaagagaagacCTTCACAAGACTCTGGATCTATAGTCATCACATCTACAGCAAGTTCAAGCGACGAGACATAATAGAGTGGGCAGGTGAACTCGGTCTTCATGGATTCAGCATGCCAGGCAAACCAGGGATCATATGTGTTGAAGGCGGTACACGACAGATCGATGAATTCTGGTTTCGCATTAGGCGTTTGAACTGGAAACGCCTTGTAATTAAAGAGCAGGAAGTGGTGGAGCTTGATGGGAAAAAGATCAGCTCTTTATGcaaatttgaaaattttgaagaACTTAATTTTGAAGTTCAAGGAGGTAAGGGTAAGAGACAGCACATGGATTTGGGAAAATTTTATGAATTTCTTCAAGAACGTGACTGTGCTTAtatatttccattattttttgGTGTGGAAGGAAAAGGTGTTGGGAATACTGTTTAA